Below is a window of Humulus lupulus chromosome 9, drHumLupu1.1, whole genome shotgun sequence DNA.
ttttctaaaatatcttaacaattaaaaatattaatatatatacatattaatttaatttacttaaatatcctaactacttaatcattgaaaaatactaaaaaaaattaattaaaaattacataatagttttcggttcactatatatctatttttctgattatattataattatgtttttattcaaaagtgaatagttttacaaaatattataattattatcatcaatcataaatatttataattgtatttttctcttatttgataTTTTACTAAACTTGTGAAAATAAGATATTACTAATGACAttctttggatttgtgatttgttttcactataataaataaatattttatagattgtaattttagtggacattcccgcagcaacaaaagatgcggaggttgatgtgaaacacgaaaaattctttttagaaataaggaacacattatgaatgaaaaataatataactaaaaataaaataatgtacaacaacaaaaataataaatgtttatttaaattatttatgtttttttaatttaaatgtaatagttttacaaaaatatatattaacaaaatgtataatttaatttaaatttgatttatttgaacatgttgtacgagtagggtGAAAAAAAATTCATATCATAGCAATCtcctaaaagtattttaaaatatgtatattttgtaataattacaaaagactgcgcgaagcgcggttatgttttctagtaaTGTTATATTTGGAAGCTTTTTATATTTAAGAGAAAAGAGTGTTGTTAATCACCTTAAATACTCAACACACTATGAAACttgtatttaatataatatttgacACCGATATTAAATTATACCAATTATGGTatgccatatatatataaaaaaaaatgtggacACTAGGAACTAATTGCAGCTAATTGTCcaaaaattaaatgatacttcaattTCCACGTGTAGGGTTCATGcattgattaatattgctagtaaaaaaaattatttctaatgatagctaaattttatttttctatggcATTTCGTATGTTTGGCCAAACAGGCCATGTATAACTTCTCCCACATTTCGTGCAGAGGATATTAGCAGATTTCCTCTAGGTCAATACAATttgtaagctttttttttttttttttgtaccaaAATTAATTCTGCAAAAAATAAATGGAGAATTCAAAATGAAATCATTTTTACGATTGCAACACTTGGTTCTTCATTTTCGATAACACAAACATGTGAACTAGTTAGATAGATTTAACTacttaatcatttaaaaatattgacATACTTGTTTTCATTTATCTTATTTaagctttattttttttttgacgaAAAACTATATTTGCGTTCGCAGTCTCCAATccaaattatttttgtaaaacatacACATGCAGAGGACTTACAAGGATTATGGTAACCAAGGATTATGGTAACCACCGACTTTTTATTCTTACCCGCCATATtcttatatctttatatatattataaatatgattttaACGGAAGTTTTTGGTTTTCATTAGATTTAAcacttttttattgttttctaacaccGTTAGTTTTAAAATTATCTAATTAAggtaaataacataaaaataaaaataaaaaagtaataatgagtcataataatttctcatcacatattttaacatttcacattaaagtatttaaattgctctatcaattatgttttgaAAACTATAACCCAAAAttatttatgtgtttaaatttattattttctttattttattaattatttattttgtcacttaatgtattttttttattcaattatatatatgacataaaacaTGAATATAAATATTTCTTATTTTttcgtttaatttttttaatgagtaattacatattttaattgttttagccactaatatatattatatatataactttttattcactttattcatttttaactaaatatataaaatttgatcaaataaacttcttaaatttatagttttaatttagaatttcttaatattttattatattgaatatttgtttctaaaagaaaattagaaacaaatatttaatttcaaactagaatcaccatatataatatataaatcaaaatataaaaaatacaaaaatttaaattattaagaACACTAAATTTCAAACTTATAATCAAATAGTTTACTTtaaaactagaaaacataacatataaaaagtgTATATCTAACAGACTCTTGGTTGAAtagtttattttaaaaataaaactatcatattatttatttatatttaaactatagattatattttggcttaatttttttaatatgtctgtgtcattcttttataatatatagcattatttattaatttgaaatttatatgcaATCCTAagaacttaataaaaataattaatagtttttttttaataaaactaagCAATCGTGCATTACAAATTTGCTTGCATCTAGTATATTAGACCACTtgaaagctgcaaagaaagttataaggtaccttcagggtactaaggattacaaactcatgttcagagAAACCGACAAcctggaagtagttggctactcagattcagactttggtggttgtactgattcacgtaaatcaacctctggttacgtgtttatatttgccggtggagctatatcatggaagAGTAAAAAAtagaccttgactgctacttctactatggaggccgagttcgtttcgtgttttgaggctacatcgcatggtatattgctaaagagtttcatttcaggccttagagttgtagactccatatctaggccattgagaatgttctgcgACAATTCAGTTGCTGTATTCATGGTTAAGAACAACAAAAGTGGcagtcgaagcaagcacatcgacataaagtacttagccgtgagagaacgtgttaaagaaaataacgtggtcattcaacacattagcactgaattgatgattgctgatcctatgacgaaaggcttgccaccctcataaattcaaggattatgtagtgaacatgggactttgttcccttatgtaaatttattgtacaaactgaagttattatcaatgaaactcttatgttgatgttttctcatatttatgcgcatttTAATTTATGTGAGAAATTTTTATAGGACTTGAATAAACATAGGGTTTGTTCGTTTAAATACAcagccacataaattacattgttatgtaataaatatattgtaatacatggaagataatactcgccataaaaagaggacctatcaccatgattcatgtgtttattatctaacagggataGTTATCGGGCctaagtaatacattaatttaaatgctgaccaagtgggagaatgctagaatatttatttatatggtatataaaatcaatttgttacaactaatttatttaatatatcaaagtcaatattttatttattgacaaatattttttttgtgtggTAAATCAACAACTTTGAATTACTACAAAAaacaattacaaataaaaggCAAAAGCCCAACAATTAATTACAAGCTCTTAAAAGAGCCTCCACCCAATCTTGATCTACCCTATTGAATTTGTTTAAATTCATGTAATGTAATCTCACACACATAGTATGTATAATATTCTTCACAATTAATAACATCAATTGTcggaagtttttggtcccaaaaaACACTATTTCGACTATGCCAAATGAAATAAACCATAGCAGAAACAATGCTGAAAGAAATCTTCCTTCTTCCTTGCGACAACTTCTTTTTCACCAGCCACTTAAAAGATTTGAAATCACTTTTAGAGAACAAGAGGAGGTCATCCACAAAGCAAAGATGCATGAGCTTTAAACTCTTGCGTCTCGGATGAAATTTAAACTCAGCCTCCTTAGCCACCTTGAGCATAATCCTTGACAAACACTCCATTCCTATAACAAACAGAAGGGGGGAAATTGGGTCGCCTTGTCTTAAACCTTGTTTAGCTTGGAGGTAACCATGAAGAGTACCATTCATGGAGAAAGAAAACAGAGGAGTGGTAACACACTCCATGATAAGGTTTAAATTTTTTTGAGGAAAGTTTAGAGCTTCAAGCATCTCTCTAAGAAATTCCCAGCAAGCATATCATAAGCTTTTTGAAGGTCAATCTTGAACAAACAAGCTGACTTTGCACTTCTTCTATCATATCTCCCCAAACCATGTCTTGACAAATCATAATATTATGtgcaattttttttcctttaacaAAACCACATCGATTCTCTGAAATGATTCCTGTAAGAACTTCCTCTAATCTCTTGCAAATCATTTTAGAAGCTATTTTATAGATCACATTGCAGCAAGCAATGGGTCTATAATCACTCATAGATTCCGGGCATACCGATTTAGGAATCAAAGTCACTATTGTAGCATTTATCTCTTTAAGTAATCTTCCTGAGTTAAAAAATGACAGAACAGCTTAAGTCATTTCATTTCTTGTTATCTCCCAAGTATCTTTAAAAAAAAGCACTACTATAACCATTTGGTCCCAGTGCTTTATCATCAGGAATTGAGTGCAGGGCATCTTTCACCTCTTCTTTAGTATAATCTTGCAATAACCAATCAGCTTGTCTTTGAGTCACCATTGGCCCTTCTTGAAAAATTCTCTTGTGAACTCTGGTTCTATTAGTAACACAAGATCCCAACAGAAtgttataaaaatctaaaaaagcTTTGATAACACCCTCTTGATCATCAATCCATCTTCCAGTCTAATCTTTGATGGAGTAAATTGTATTCTGCTGCCTTCTTCTTTTAAGACTTGCATGAAAAACTTTTGTATTATCATCTCCACTTTTTATCCAAGCTACCTTGGCTTTTTTACTAAGGTAACTAATATAATTTCTGTGAGACTCTACATAAAAGTGTCGAGGCCTAATTTCAGCCTCAATTAACTCTGCATTTCCAGGGTTTTGCTGCAAGCTTTGTTGAATCTTTATCATATGTTGATAGCTTTCATGTTCTTGAATCTCAACATTTCTCTTGCCTTGTCTATTCAACACTTTTAAACAAGATTTGAGCTTCTTCAGGTGAGAAACAAGACAAAACATAGGATTACTAATTGTCCTCACCTTCCAATTCTTATTCACAGTATCAATAAAACCTTCCAAGTTCTTCCAAAAATTAAAGTACCTAGAAGGCTTTTTACTATTTTGCATATTCGGGTAAATAGAAAGGAGGCCAGGAGAATGATCAAACTCACCTTCAGGGAAGAAAGTGACCTCAGTTGTAGTATATTTGTCCATCCACTTATGATTTGCTAAAAATCTGTCCAATTTTTCATAAACCCGATCTTTGCCTTCTTGTTTATTATTCCAAGTGAAGAAGTTTCCATTGAATTTGATATCTTCTAAATCACAATCTACTACACTATTCTGAAATGGAATCATCTCATTGGCATTATCCCGGTATTGAAGCCTTTCCTGAGTACTCAATACCGAATTAAAGTCCCCTCCAACGATCCAAGGGAAATTCGTACCTTTTGATAATTGCACAAGATCTTTCCACAGTTGGTATCTTCCTTTACTGTCATTGACTGCATAAACCATTGTTATAGCAAAACAGTCCCCTCTTTTCGGCTTTAACACATAGTGGATATACCAACTAGTAGCCCCTTTTATATCGACATCGAAACTATTAGGATTCCACTCAATGATAATCTGTCCATTAGgatgatgtaatgacccaactactctagactttggaccattaacgaaacctatacatagacactaatccctaataacacttacaagtgaaaagatcataactttattaaaaacttgtaaaaacaaatgttaaacttacataaaactcaaagtaggatatgggatcccattgttttaaaatcaaaacataacataattgtatttaaaagagattacataaatacgtgcggaaaaatacacataaaaccataagtaaagacttcatcctcgaatcgaaactctcagcactttgaatccattccgcctcaatacacattccctaagcttccaagaacctttcccgccactaaagctattttcctgcacttataaacagaaaggagtgagcttaatgcccagcaaggaaaatctaacatataatcatatacataaatttcataatgtaacataaaacatatcataacacttatgtcacatacatactataatagccattattacttggggtcccataaactaaacaagtcatatgcccattagattagtgggacttgctagctaagcaagtcatatgcccataatctatttggggcttgttagttgtataggtcatatgcccaagtctacaagcatacttaacatagcattttacataacacatattcataagataacataacaaatcatataacacataaatcctgtcctattttccttaccaaaataaccgggatatgagaactgatttgggaccttggaacactcctaaaaaccatttataatagggtgagtatattaaagaaaagggatgaaagtgatgaaggaactatactatcaaaatatacataccaaaaaccttgtgctcaagaacttagatttcctaaccaagaataggaataaggttagaatactgagtagaagactatgagaactttaaagaaaataatacagaatggactagagtttgggataccttgagtacttctatgaccaatctaaaccttgaaccaaaatgtgaatagaaccttacttcccaagtgtttggtaagcttatagtgatcaagcttataattctcaacccaagtgtttacactctcacactaacctagcaacttgcagcctctgaacttagcttaatagatgaataaatggctgggtactaggtcctatttatagagtttaggaatgaaaagatcttcatttaacttgaataaaaataatggctttttaagtgaaaaatgtttgaattatcgttcagcagaggctaaagactcgtttagaaagatgctggacttattaagaggttaaggatttgaatgagaacatttttgaaaactttcaaaaacacactgaaggagccgatatatcacctgggctagcatgcccgaggcaatcgtgcgacttttcgtgtttttcgtatcttcgtactacgatatatcgcctcctatagctgcgatatatcgccatacgctgaatatttaaacacgaaattacacatttttagcttaatttgaattgagtaaacaaccttgactaagccttctaaCGTTTTCatagctgctgactgaccctaggatattcaaattttaaccttaataaatttattcctcaaaatacttaatcattattaaacctatacatgacatgtgctattatcttattgggtcttatctaaatgttataatataataaatattacactcaatatcagtcatattaa
It encodes the following:
- the LOC133802044 gene encoding uncharacterized protein LOC133802044, which translates into the protein MVYAVNDSKGRYQLWKDLVQLSKGTNFPWIVGGDFNSVLSTQERLQYRDNANEMIPFQNSVVDCDLEDIKFNGNFFTWNNKQEGKDRVYEKLDRFLANHKWMDKYTTTEVTFFPEGEFDHSPGLLSIYPNMQNSKKPSRYFNFWKNLEGFIDTVNKNWKVRTISNPMFCLVSHLKKLKSCLKVLNRQGKRNVEIQEHESYQHMIKIQQSLQQNPGNAELIEAEIRPRHFYVESHRNYISYLSKKAKVAWIKSGDDNTKVFHASLKRRRQQNTIYSIKD
- the LOC133802043 gene encoding uncharacterized protein LOC133802043, encoding MVTQRQADWLLQDYTKEEVKDALHSIPDDKALGPNGRLLKEINATIVTLIPKSVCPESMSDYRPIACCNVIYKIASKMICKRLEEVLTGIISENRCGFVKGKKIAHNIMICQDMVWGDMIEEVQSQLVCSRLTFKKLMICLLGIS